A stretch of Hirundo rustica isolate bHirRus1 chromosome 22, bHirRus1.pri.v3, whole genome shotgun sequence DNA encodes these proteins:
- the DDOST gene encoding dolichyl-diphosphooligosaccharide--protein glycosyltransferase 48 kDa subunit has protein sequence MAAVAVAVCGLLAVLAAPAAGAEGGPRTLVLLENGNLRDTHSMFFRSLADRGFDLTFRTADDAGLSLIKYGEFLYDNLIIFSPSIEDFGGNINVETITAFIDGGGSVLVAASSDIGDPLRELGSECGIEFDEERTAVIDHHNYDISDPGQHTLIVADTENLLKAPTIVGKAALNPILFRGVGMVADPDNPLVLDILTGSSTSYSFFPDKPITQYPHAVGKNTLLIAGLQARNNARVVFSGSLDFFSDAFFNSAVQKATPGSKRYSQTGNYELAVALSRWVFKEEGVLRVGAVSHHRVGELAPPSAYTVTDLVEYSIVIEKLADGKWVPFDGDDIQLEFVRIDPFVRTFLKRNGGKYSVQFKLPDVYGVFQFKVDYNRLGYTHLYSSTQVSVRPLQHTQYERFIPSAYPYYAGAFSMMVGLFMFSIVFLHMKEKEKSD, from the exons ATGGCGGCGGTCGCTGTGGCTGTGTGCGGGCTGCTGGCGGTGCTggcggcgccggcggcgggcgctgAGGGCGGGCCCCGCacgctggtgctgctggagaacGGGAACCTGCGCGACACGCACTCAATGTTCTTCCGCAGCCTTGCGG ACAGGGGCTTCGATCTCACCTTCCGGACAGCAGACGACGCTGGCCTGTCTCTGATAAAATACGGGGAATTCCTGTATGACAACCTCATCATCTTCTCCCCATCCATAGAAG ACTTTGGTGGGAACATCAATGTGGAGACCATCACCGCATTCATCGATGGTGGCGGCAGCGTCCTGGTTGCTGCCAGCTCAGACATTG GTGACCCCCTGCGAGAGCTGGGCAGCGAGTGTGGGATCGAGTTTGATGAGGAGAGGACGGCGGTCATTGACCACCACAACTACGACATCTCCGACCCCGGCCAG CACACGCTCATCGTGGCCGACACTGAGAACCTGCTGAAGGCCCCAACCATTGTGGGGAAAGCAGCACTGAACCCCATCCTGTTCCGAGGAGTTGG GATGGTGGCTGATCCCGACAATCCTCTGGTGCTGGATATCCTGACTGGCTCTTCCACTTCCTACTCCTTCTTCCCAGACAAGCCCATCACTCAG TATCCGCACGCGGTGGGGAAGAACACGCTGCTGATCGCGGGGCTGCAGGCACGCAACAACGCCCGCGTCGTCTTCAGCGGCTCCCTCGACTTCTTCAGCGATGCCTTCTTCAATTCTGCCGTGCAGAAAGCGACTCCCGGCTCCAAGAG GTACTCCCAGACAGGTAACTACGAGCTGGCCGTGGCCCTGTCCCGCTGGGTGTTCAAGGAGGAGGGGGTTCTGCGCGTGGGCGCCGTGTCCCACCATCGCGTCGGGGAGCTGGCACCGCCCAGCGCCTACACCGTCACCGACCTCGTG GAGTACAGCATCGTGATCGAGAAGCTCGCTGATGGCAAGTGGGTGCCCTTCGATGGGGATGACATCCAGCTGGAGTTCGTGCGCATTGACCCCTTCGTGCGCACCTTCCTCAAGAGGAACG GTGGCAAATACAGCGTGCAGTTCAAGCTGCCGGACGTCTACGGCGTGTTCCAGTTCAAAGTGGATTACAACCGGCTGGGATACACCCACCTCTACTCTTCCACACAG GTGTCTGTGCGTCCCCTCCAGCACACGCAGTACGAGCGGTTCATCCCCTCGGCATATCCCTACTATGCTGGTGCCTTCTCCATGATGGTCGGCCTCTTCATGTTCAGCATTGTCTTCCTGCacatgaaggagaaggagaaatcTGACTGA
- the KIF17 gene encoding LOW QUALITY PROTEIN: kinesin-like protein KIF17 (The sequence of the model RefSeq protein was modified relative to this genomic sequence to represent the inferred CDS: inserted 4 bases in 3 codons; substituted 4 bases at 4 genomic stop codons), whose amino-acid sequence MEGYNSTIFAHGQTGSRKPFPMQGVADPSSQKGIIPRPFEHIFGSIQLGCAENAKVPLSASYLEIYSEDIXDLLGADTKQKLELKEHPEQGVYVKGLSLHAVHSTAQCEQLLDTGCRDRAAGTTLMNKSSSHSRSIRALRMEICPVVDERGQGHLRAAKLTLVDLAGSERQSRTGATGEWLKEATKIHLSLSALGNVISAXRHIPCRDSKLTRLLQDSLGGNTRTLMVACVSRADDSXEESLSTLRYANRARNIRNKPCTKEDPKDALLREHQEEIKKLKAILAEQMGTRDLSGLSPASAAHLGANPAPCLKPLVDLEAEEQLIREEYQERLAQLQASCHAQQXSHTRLEKDISCLRDDFDLKVSVLQDLLRKEAADTRTGRTSDHTPSXEDAVAAAHEEPTSAQEPAALGTLTDSGGVSRGSALAAGAVTALGICLPADQQLVARLQMLEQQVVGGXQARNKDLKEKHKRRKKYADERRLQLVAALQESNEDSSEQGPFNVYDSIQEEVGAKSKMLEVQEKLQAVEMEIKDLQLEFELLKTDYPSTIRHQERDLMLCQQLLDXVQSLLWCDCNYSNPERIRRESVWDEDSSCWKAPEPVIEKPSLPTAVPAPPQPKPGRKSPPNESGEPAPEEDHYSLVLHRSDSETIGRNYLPSRRASPIFHLGLSRRA is encoded by the exons ATGGAAGG ttaCAACAGCACCATCTTTGCCCATGGCCAGACTGGCAGTAGGAAGCCATTCCCCATGCAGGGAGTTGCAGATCCTTCCTCACAGAAAGGGATCATTCCCAGGCCATTTGAACACATCTTTGGGAGCATACAGCTGGGT TGTGctgaaaatgccaaggtcccGCTGAGCGCCTCCTACCTGGAGATCTACAGTGAGGACATATGAGACCTTCTAGGAGCTGACACCAAGCAGAAGCTGGAG ctgaagGAGCACCCGGAGCAGGGGGTGTACGTGAAGGGGCTGTCGCTGCACGCcgtgcacagcacagcccagtgtgagcagctgctggacacgggctgcagggacagagctgcagggac CACCCTCATGAACAAGAGCTCCTCCCACTCCCGCTCCATCCGCGCTCTCAGGATGGAAATCTGCCCTGTGGTGG ATGAGCGAGGGCAGGGCCACCTTAGGGCTGCCAAACTCACCTTGGTGGATCTGGCAGGAAGTGAGAGACAGTCAAGGACTGGTGCCACAGGGGAATGGCTGAAAGAGGCCACCAAAATCCATCTTTCCCTGTCTGCCCTGGGCAATGTCATCTCAGC CAGACACATTCCCTGCAGGGACTCCAAGctgaccaggctgctccaggactCCCTGGGGGGGAACACCAGGACCCTGATGGTGGCATGCGTGTCTCGGGCTGACGACAGCTAGGAGGAAAGCCTCAGCACCTTGCGCTACGCAAATCGAGCCAGGAATATCAGGAACAAGCCCTGCACCAAGGAGGACCCCAAGGATGCCCTGCTGAGGGAGCACCAGGAGGAGATTAAGAAACTGAAAGCCATTCTGGCTGAACAGATGGGCACGAGGGATTTGTCAG GACTCAGCCCAGCCTCA GCTGCTCACCTGGGAGCAaatccagctccctgcctcAAGCCCCTGGTGGATCTGGAAGCAGAGGAGCAACTGATCAGAGAA gagTACCAGGAgaggctggcccagctccaggccAGCTGCCACGCACAGC GGTCCCACACCCGCCTGGAGAAGGACATCAGCTGCCTGAGGGATGACTTTGATCTCAAGGTGTCTGTCCTCCAGGACCTCCTCAGGAAGGAAGCAG CTGACACACGGACTGGAAGGACCTCTGACCACACACCTTCATAGGAAGATGCTGTTGCTGCAGCACATGAAGAGCCAACATCAGCTCAG gagccagcagcacttGGGACCCTCACAGACAGTGGTGGGGTGAGCAGGGGCAGTGCTTTagctgcaggagctgtcactgccctggggaTTTGCCTGCCTGCAGACCAGCAGCTGGTTGCCAG GCTGCagatgctggagcagcaggtggTCGGGG AACAGGCTCGGAACAAGGACctgaaggaaaagcacaaaCGCCGGAAGAAATACGCAGACGAGCggaggctgcagctggtggcTGCACTGCAGGAATCCAACGAGGACAGCAGTGAGCAAGGTCCCTTCAATGTCTACGACTCCATCCAGGAGGAGGTTGGAGCCAAGAGCAAGATGCTGGAGGTGCAGGAAAAG ctccaggctgtcgAGATGGAGATCAAAGACCTGCAGTTGGAGTTTGAGCTGTTAAAGACAGATTACCCGAGCACCATCCGGCACCAGGAGCGAGACCTgatgctctgccagcagctgctggattaGGTGCAGTCCCTTCTCTGGTGCGACTGCAACTACAGCAACCCGGAGAGGATCAGGCGTGAATCCGTCTGGGATgaggacagcagctgctggaaagcTCCAGAGCCTGTCATTGAAAA GCCATCTCTTCCCACAGCGGTTCCAGCCCCGCCACAGCCCAAACCCGGCCGGAAAAGCCCCCCGAATGAGAGCGGGGAGCCAGCG CCCGAAGAAGACCACTACAGCCTGGTGCTGCACAGGAGCGACAGCGAGACCATCGGCAGGAACTACCTCCCATCCCGGCGAGCCAGCCCGATCTTTCACCTGGGTCTTTCACGCCGCGCATGA